The following proteins come from a genomic window of Maniola jurtina chromosome 15, ilManJurt1.1, whole genome shotgun sequence:
- the LOC123872773 gene encoding exportin-6-A, with amino-acid sequence MSDFEISEALASLEMLMSEFFAPTTNNFRKREIENMLENFSNNRDSWKHCLLFLQKSDNQYVLMFILTTLEKIINKQWVSLSDNEKTEIRLNLMNELMTKHETMLYFIRNKLAALLVSIARYDWPHLYPDFFSNIVELLKCEGHQCIVGLVLAQAASEELGAARDTGVLLLSSRRSQLERLMLKGMPQMLAALSAILEKNAQKEGQSNPPPSPTRGLPQTSALPDLLANAHDVHSADKALNMEIVVKCLTTLQHLFLWLPLSSHVPPSLVTTVFYWGSVATQSQSAEAALAGLGGVCELLYRRYAPPSSAATALRLQHCALRLLRHLTQHPQHMQRAHQDYLNKLAEFLKLFVSLHFKRLEAEPEFDAIDFLSYLFQYTFQVPTCSTFVSCLDIWIQFIDVLKPEDTPKYWEALQALVNGVLNKIQFQHNKAQLQHLDNDVCDDDGETEWQKFLKHCIECIARVADLAPLDVFTAVMERWQCLAGVHARASGRGGAAGEADRLLAALLDLATLTRVLGRLAPSLLAEPEHGSTGTGAAPSVGGAGRGCAAGAALVERCASALAGAALTRPHRSHPSPALARAHVILHAEMFACMGAWCCYASECGVPLHTMESLFSSALPFLVPHDVPEPPLLCHAAAHLLLSLSKNVKYTTDLMVMLGDLYNHAQRSLHYLEPKTAGVVREALVSLVLARGVSGAGGAQDAARALLGAWAGALATAGPAHALPPLTALLHAFADAPTAAKKIIAEGICSAAESALRMLCEPACGADAEITDFFLALFTALLPQLGNFAYTAIDVFLEVAQRGSGDGEGSLERLVECVRLGVEAGGGGVRVHAVLDLLHSHVLPRADPASPTLARAAHRLLASVLVHRWRYFFPHKCEGEEALRRTAELRGALTALGRALLQPDIELLRINLNTLDTLNTKWKLYHKAIFRSEFMGSVLTVLLSGLVEGGARALLLDEALAAVHAMAAVDFVAFRRAFLPHFLQTLPGLEPHHVRLLADFPPDTDLPTFTQNIQRLMNDVNCYRTYQSLACNTMGS; translated from the exons ATG TCTGATTTCGAAATAAGTGAGGCGTTGGCCTCATTAGAGATGCTAATGTCGGAGTTCTTTGCACCCACAACAAATAATTTCAGAAAAAGAGAAATTGAAAATATGCTAGAGAATTTTTCCAATAATCGCGATTCTTGGAAGCATTGTTTGTTATTTCTCCAAAAATCAGACAATCAATATGTTTTAATGTTTATACTTACTACATTAGAG aaaataataaataagcaatGGGTTAGTCTATCAGACAATGAAAAAACAGAAATCCGTTTGAATTTGATGAATGAATTGATGACAAAACATGAAACAATGTTGTATTTCATTAGGAACAAGCTAGCAGCACTGCTAGTCTCCATTGCTCGCTATGATTGGCCACATCTGTATCCTGACTTTTTCAGCAATATTGTAGAA CTACTGAAATGTGAGGGTCACCAATGCATAGTTGGGTTGGTGTTAGCTCAAGCAGCCAGTGAAGAGTTGGGTGCAGCTCGTGATACAGGCGTATTACTGCTATCCTCTAGGAGGAGCCAACTTGAACGTCTTATGCTTAAAGGGATGCCTCAAATGCTAGCAGCCCTTAGTG CCATACTGGAGAAGAATGCTCAAAAGGAAGGCCAGTCCAACCCTCCTCCGTCCCCTACCAGAGGGTTGCCGCAAACATCGGCTTTGCCTGATCTACTGGCCAATGCGCATGATGTACATTCAGCAGACAA AGCACTAAATATGGAAATAGTAGTGAAGTGCCTTACTACACTGCAGCACTTGTTTCTCTGGTTGCCGCTCTCATCACACGTCCCGCCATCACTTGTTACCACAGTTTTTTATTGGGGCAGTGTTGCCACACAATCACAG AGCGCGGAGGCAGCGCTGGCCGGGCTGGGCGGCGTGTGCGAGCTGCTGTACCGGCGGTACGCGCCGCCCTCGTCGGCCGCCACGGCGCTGCGCCTGCAGCACTGTGCGCTGCGCCTGCTGCGCCATCTCACGCAGCACCCGCAGCACATGCAGCGCGCGCACCAAGA ttaTCTAAATAAGCTGGCCGAGTTCCTAAAGTTGTTTGTATCCCTGCATTTCAAGAGGTTAGAAGCAGAGCCCGAGTTTGATGCTATAGACTTCTTGTCATACTTATTCCAGTACACATTCCAg gtgCCAACATGTTCTACATTTGTAAGTTGCTTAGATATATGGATACAGTTCATTGACGTATTAAAACCGGAAGACACTCCTAA GTATTGGGAAGCCCTTCAGGCGCTGGTGAATGGCGTGTTGAACAAGATACAGTTTCAGCACAACAAAGCTCAATTGCAACACCTTGACAACGACGTGTGCGATGATGAT GGAGAAACCGAGTGGCAGAAGTTCCTAAAACACTGTATAGAATGTATTGCGCGAGTGGCGGATTTGGCGCCTCTGGACGTTTTTACTGCTGTG ATGGAACGGTGGCAATGCTTGGCGGGCGTGCACGCGCGCGCGTCTGGACGCGGCGGCGCCGCGGGGGAGGCGGATCGTCTGCTGGCCGCGCTGCTGGACCTGGCCACGTTGACGCGGGTACTGGGCCGCCTCGCGCCATCGTTACTTGCGG AGCCGGAGCATGGCAGTACAGGTACCGGAGCTGCGCCGAGCGTGGGCGGCGCCGGGCGCGGCTGTGCGGCTGGCGCGGCGCTGGTCGAGCGTTGCGCGAGTGCGCTGGCGGGCGCCGCGCTGACGCGACCGCATCGCTCGCATCCGTCCCCTGCGCTGGCCCGCGCTCATGTTATACT GCATGCGGAAATGTTCGCGTGTATGGGCGCTTGGTGCTGCTACGCGAGCGAGTGCGGCGTGCCGCTACACACTATGGAGAGCCTGTTCAGCTCTGCGCTGCCCTTCCTCGTGCCGCACGATGTGCCG GAGCCACCACTTCTGTGTCACGCGGCAGCACACTTGCTGCTCAGTTTGTCGAAGAACGTCAAGTACACCACCGATCTGATGGTCATGCTGGGCGATCTATACAATCACGCTCAACGCTCTCTACATTATTTAGAACCAAAG ACGGCTGGCGTGGTGCGCGAGGCGCTGGTGTCGCTGGTGCTGGCGCGTGGAGTGAGCGGCGCGGGTGGCGCGCAGGACGCGGCGCGCGCGCTGCTGGGCGCGTGGGCCGGCGCGCTGGCTACGGCGGGCCCGGCGCACGCGCTGCCGCCGCTCACCGCGCTGCTGCACGCCTTCGCCGACGCACCCACCGCCGCCAAGAAG ATAATAGCTGAGGGCATATGCAGCGCAGCGGAGAGCGCTCTGCGCATGCTGTGCGAGCCGGCGTGCGGCGCGGACGCCGAGATCACGGACTTCTTCCTGGCTCTCTTCACAGCACTGCTGCCACAGCTCGGGAACTTCGCGTACACTGCTATTGATGTCTTCCTTGAGGTAGCACAAAG GGGCTCGGGCGACGGCGAGGGTAGTTTGGAACGTTTAGTGGAGTGCGTGCGTTTGGGTGTGGAAGCGGGCGGAGGCGGCGTGCGCGTCCATGCAGTGCTGGACCTGTTACACTCGCACGTGTTACCTCGAGCAGATCCCGCCTCGCCCACACTAGCACGCGCAGCGCACAGACTGCTGGCAAG CGTTTTAGTACACCGATGGCGATACTTCTTCCCGCACAAGTGTGAAGGCGAGGAAGCGTTGCGGCGCACGGCGGAGCTGCGCGGCGCGCTGACGGCGCTGGGTCGGGCGCTGCTGCAGCCGGACATCGAACTGTTGCGCATCAACCTCAACACGCTCGACACACTCAACACCAAGTGGAAACTATATCACAAA GCAATATTCCGTAGCGAATTCATGGGCTCGGTGCTAACGGTGCTATTATCGGGGCTGGTGGAAGGCGGCGCTCGAGCCTTATTGCTCGACGAAGCTCTCGCGGCCGTGCACGCCATGGCTGCCGTGGACTTCGTGGCCTTCCGACGCGCCTTCCTGCCACATTTTCTTCAGACACTGCCTGGTTTAGAGCCGCATCATGTGCGCTTGCTCGCCGACTTCCCGCCAGACACG GATCTACCAACGTTTACGCAAAATATTCAACGGCTTATGAACGACGTGAACTGTTACCGCACATATCAGTCCCTTGCGTGCAACACGATGGGGTCCTAG
- the LOC123872776 gene encoding ADP-ribose pyrophosphatase, mitochondrial → MRFNLIKPLFNVRTGVSKCSVAKTFLYLQIVSFMIRPVLSAMGIHYKCRSPIYPRSNVERFPVPDEKVPWSSEFKEYKPSNYTSPTIEGKPWADREIGNPAFTPKWNDIDGNVNRKSYMGIYQIKDSFPLNPVGRTGICGRGVLGRWGPNHAADPVVTRWKKLDNKESVLQFIAIKRRDTGEWALPGGMVDPGEKVAATAIREFQEEAMNSFEATEDEKDQWKEKFHNFFSDGIEIYSGYVDDPRNTDNAWMETVAYNFHDETGLIVGAFNLKAGDDAVGVRWVDITADLNLYASHKDIVNAVLKKHTEK, encoded by the exons ATGaggtttaatttaattaaaccgTTATTTAATGTTAGGACAGGAGTATCTAAGTGTTCTGTGGCTAAGACATTCTTGTATTTACAGATTGTATCATTTATGATCCGGCCTGTTCTATCCGCAATGGGCATTCACTATAAATGTCGTTCCCCAATATATCCTCGGTCAAATGTTGAAAGATTTCCTGTACCTGATGAAAAAGTGCCATGGTCTTCTGAATTTAAGGAATATAAACCATCTAATTATACTTCACCTACTATTGAAGGCAAACCGTGGGCAGATAGGGAAATAG GTAACCCTGCCTTCACACCAAAATGGAATGATATAGATGGAAATGTCAATAGAAAAAGTTATATGGGTATATATCAGATTAAGGACAGCTTTCCACTAAATCCAGTAGGCAGGACTGGTATCTGTGGTAGAGGAGTGCTTGGCCGTTGGGGACCTAACCATGCCGCTGATCCTGTCGTCACTCGGTGGAAAAAATTAGATAACAAAGA GTCTGTTCTACAATTTATAGCAATCAAAAGAAGAGACACAGGAGAGTGGGCACTTCCGGGAGGAATGGTGGACCCTGGGGAGAAAGTTGCAGCCACTGCCATCAGGGAATTCCAAGAAGAAGCCATGAATTCATTTGAGGCAACTGaag ATGAAAAAGACCAATGGAAAGAGAAATTCCACAATTTCTTCAGTGATGGCATTGAAATTTACAGTGGATATGTAGATGATCCTCGAAACACTGACAATGCTTGGATGGAAACAGTGGCCTATAACTTCCATGATGAAACAGGTTTAATAGTAGGAGCATTCAATCTTAAAGCTGGCGATGACGCTGTCGGTGTACGATGGGTGGACATTACAGCTGATTTAAACCTCTATGCAAGCCATAAAGACATAGTCAATGCAGTACTTAAAAAACATACAGAAAAATAA